In Nocardia sp. NBC_01327, the genomic stretch GCCGCCGATCCCGCCGGTAGCCCAGGACCGACAGCGCCGCCCACATCGACCCGGTCAGCATGGCGAAATTGCCGAGCGCGCCGACCCAGGTGAACCACGCCCCGCGCAGCGCCACCAGCGGTACGAACAGCAGTGCGCCGAACGGTGAGTAGACGAACTCCCAGACACCGCGGGTGTGTCCGCGCAGCGGGGTGTCATAGACCGACACGCCGTCGGTCACCCGCTGTGCGGCAATCTGATAGGTGCCGAGATCGACCAGGTGCATCATGGTCCGCGGCGAGGCCAGCACCTGGTGCAGGTAGTAGCCGCCCGCCGCGGCACCCAGGAGCGCCACCACCCAGACCACCGCCGACGCAATCGTGCGCCGTTGCGGCACACTGTGATTCACGGCTGTCACCTGCTCGATCGTCGACAACGCCATACCTGTCCCCACTGCTGAGTGCTACGGATAACCCGCCCCACCGTAGTGACAGAGCTCCGCGCCCGCCAGGCGGCGGCCGGTCGCGGTGCGTGGACCTGGCGTGTCACCTTTCGCGCCCGCGCTTCGTCAGCACTACGAGTGACCGTCGAGAAGGAGTGTGCGTGTGACGCGTCTTGACCTGCTGGCAGTCGAGTTCGAGGGGCAGCGCCCGCGTCTGAAATCGGTGGCCTACCGCATGCTCGGTTCGCTGGCCGAAGCCGATGACGCCGTGCAGGAGGCCTGGCTTCGGCTGGCCCGCACCGATTCCGGCGAGATCGGCAATCTGCCCGGCTGGCTGACCACCGTGGTGAGCCGGTTGTGCCTGGACATGCTCCGCACCCGGACCGCGCGGCGGGAAGACTCACTCGAGGTCCGTCTGCCGGATCCGGTGCTCGCCCGCGATGATGCGACCGATCCGGAACAGCAGGTGCTGCTGGCCGATTCGGTGGGACTGGCATTGCAGGTGGTGCTGGCGGAGCTGGCGCCGCCGGAACGGCTGGCATTCGTTCTGCACGATATTTTCGGGCTGCCGTTCGAGCAGATCGCACCCATCGTCGATCGCACGCCCGCGACCGCCAAGAAGCTCGCCAGCCGGGCCCGGCAGCGGATTCGTGCCGCGACCCCGAGGCCCGATCCGGATCCGGGCGAGCAGCGGCGGGTGGTGAATGCGTTCCAGCATGCCGCCCGCGGCGGCGACTTCGACGCGCTGCTGTCCATTCTCGATCCGGACGTGGTGCTGCGCGTCGACGGCGGCGTTCTGACCGGCGGCCTGCAGTCCCTGCACGGCGCCGCGGCCGTCGCCGCGCAGGCGGTGAACTTCCAGCGCATGGCGACCACCGCGGTCGGGTATCCGGTGCGGATCAACGGCGCCGCGGGACTGATCAGCACGATCGGCGGGGAACCCAGGTCGGTCACCAGCTTCACCGTCGCGGGCGGGCGGATCGTCGGAATCCAGATCCTGTCCGATCCTGAACGCCTGGCGCGGCTCGATCTGACCGAACTCATCGACTGACCGGGAGCGGTCACCTTTCTCCGGCGGCCTACGTCATAGGAGGGAAGGCAGACGAAAGCCTTTGCACTAGAGGGACTTCGACCGACATGGAGGACGTCATGGAACCACGGATAGCTGATGTGAACGCGCTGATACCCGAAATCCAGCAGGTGGCGGGCGCGCTGGTGCGGGCGAGTACGAACGGCTCGGTGCCGGCGTCCACGATCAGCCTGGTCTACCTGCGTGCGGGCCAGATCGTCGGCACTACCTATCACGCGATGCGGCATTCGGCGGATCTGCGCAAGGCAGGGGAGTCCGAGGATCGGATCGGCTCCGTCGCAACCTGGTGGGACGCACCCTGTTTCACCGAAGCCGAGCGCGCCGCGCTGGCGCTGACCGAGGCCGTGTTCCAGCCGAGTGCGCGCGGACAGGAGCGGGTGCCGGACGATCTGTTCGCCGAAACCGCGAAACACTATGACGACAAGGCACTCTCGACGCTGCTGGTGGTGCTCGCCTCCACCGGGTTCTGGATGAATATCGCTCTCATCCTGAAGCCACCGGTGGTCGGCCAGGAGGACCGGGCTGCCTGACCCGCCACTACCGAGCTCGGCAGGTCGGCCTCGGACACCCGGTTATGCGCCTCAGCCGAGGTGCACGCGCAGCACATCGCCGCGTCCGGTGGCGACCATCAGGTCCTGGTCAGTGCCCGGGACCGGCACGACTGCCGCCATCGGACTGTCGGTGAGCACGGTGCAGGTGCTGTGGGTGTCAGGGTCGACCCGGACCAGGGTGCCCGCGGTGGTGGCGACGTAGAGGAATCCGCCGGGGCCGGCGGTGAGGTCGTCGGCAAGGCCCAGCTCCGCGGCGGTGCTCTGCCCGGCGGGCGCATCGATCGGGATGCGCAGGATTCGCCCCTGCGGGCTCAGGTAGACGGTGGTGTAGACCGCATCGCCGTCCACGGCTACGCCGTTGACGCCGAAGGTCTTCGCCTGTGCGGTCCAGTCGGCGTCGATCGTGCCATCGGTGCGGACGCGGACGACGCCGGAGGTGGTGTCGGCGATGTAGAGATTGCCCGCGCCGTCGAAGGCGGCGCCGTTCGCCATGCCGAGACCGTCGACGAAGACCTCGGGCACCGGCGCCGCGGCGGCGGGGTCGAATCGCACCACGCCGCTGTTGTGGGTGCCGGGCAGCATATTCAGCGTAGTGTCGCCGTAGACGACATAGAGCAGGTGATCGGGACCGAGGCGGATCGCACCCGGCGAGGTCACCGGGACGGTCGCGGTCACCTTGCCCGCCGAGTCGAGGCGCTGCACCACGTTTCGATAGAGCCGCGATACCCAGAGGTTGCCCTGCGCGTCGTAGCCGAGGTTCTCGGCCCAGTCGGCGAAGGGGATGTCCGGCCCGGCGAGCGTGGTCGCGGTGGCGGGGGAGCAGGACGGGGATTCGGCGTGGGCGGCGGCGGGTACGGCGACACCCGCGGCCGTCAGAGCCACGAATGCGGCGCAGGACGAAGCGACTCCGCGATACCGGAAGCGGTGGCGGGGATGGGGGTGGTTCGGCCGCGTATCCGGCACGAGCTCTCCTGCGGTTCGAGTGGTTGCTGCGAGAACGCTCGCAGCGGGTCCATGCATGGTAGGTACAGTCGCGGATTCTATGCCTGGGTGCGCGGCACCCAGGCACGGTTCACCGTGGAGATTCAGTCGGCGCAGGTCGCGGTTCGGAGGTCGAGCCGGGCCAGCGCGTCGACGGTGGGGCCGGGCTCGGGCTGATACAGCATCAGTCGCTGGCCGGCGGCCCCGCGCACATCGAAGGACTGGTAGGTCAGGCGCAGCAGGCCCACCTGCGGGTGGCGGAACTCCCGGGGATCGGTGGTCGCGGCGCACAGCGTGTACGAACGCCAGAGTTCGGCGAATTCGCCACTGGCCGAGTTCAATTCGTCGATCACGAGCTGTAGTCGCGGATCGTCCGGATACTGTGCTCCGACTTGACGGAATGCCGCCACGATCGCCTGGCAGGTCCAGGTCCAGTCGACGCAGAACTGCGGGCTGACCGGGTCGAGGAAGGTCATGCGCGCCAGATTGTCGATGCGCGGGTACACCGAGAAGAACGCATCGGCCATCGCATTGGTGGCGAGGATGTCCATTGCCGGATTCAGCACGAAAGCCGGTGCGGCCGGGTAACTTTCCAGGATTTGCCGCAGCACCGGGCTCACCGTTTCGACCGGCTGCCCCGGCATGGCGACGCCCGCGAGCCGGTACAGATGTTCGCGCAGTGCCACATTCAGCCGCAGCGCCCGGCTCAGCGCCTCGAGCATCTGCGCGGAGGGATGCCGCTCGCGCCCCTGTTCGAGACGCGTGTAGTAGTCGGTGTTCATCCCGGCCGACTCGGCGACTTCCTCCCGGCGCAGCCCGGCGACCCGGCGCCGGCCGTAGGAGACCAGCCCGATCTCGCCGGGGCGCACACTTGCGCGCCGCGCGCGCAGGAAGTCGCCGAGCAGGTTCTCCGTCATGCCGCCCAGGCTAGGCCGCCACCGGGTGTGACGTGCCACGAGCTACTCGGTAGCAGCCCCGCGCTCATCGCCCAGACCCTGGCGCGTGCGAGTCCCGTTGTGTTACAACGGAGTTACTAGTAATTGCATAAGCTAACTATCTAGGAGGCTGTGGAATGTGCGGAATTACCGGCTGGGTGGCATTCGATTCCGATCTCACCCAGGAACAGCAGATCCTCGAAGCAATGACCGAAACCATGGCCTGCCGCGGTCCGGACGGCCGCGGGACCTTCGTGCACACCCACGGCGCACTCGGGCATCGACGGCTCGCCATTATCGATCTGCCCGGCGGGGCCCAGCCCATGGGCGTGGGCACACCCGCCGGTGAGGTGGGGCTGGTGTACTCGGGGGAGACCTACAACTTCCGGGAGTTGCGCACCGAACTCACCGGGCTGGGCCACACCTTCGATACCGACAGTGACACCGAGGTGGTGCTGCGCGGTTATCTGCAGTGGGGCACAAGCGTTGTCGACCACCTCAATGGCATGTACGCCTTCGCCATCTGGGATCAGCGCACCGAAACGCTGGTCATGGTGCGCGACCGGATGGGCATCAAACCGTTCTACTACTACCCGACTCGGGACGGGGTGGTGTTCGGATCGGAACCCAAGGCCATCCTGGCAAATCCACTGGCGCGCAGGGCCGTTGACCTCGACGGACTGCGGGAGCTGTTCACGCTCACCAAGGCGCCGGGCTGGTCGCTGTGGAAGGATATGCGCGAGGTGCTGCCCGGCACGCTGATCACGGTGGACCGCAACGGCATTCACCCGCGCACCTACTGGCGCCTGAATGCGGTCGAGCACACCGACAGCCGCGACGACACCGTCGCCACTGTGCGCGAACTGCTCACCGATATCGTCGACCGGCAGCTCATCGCGGATGTGCCCCGGTGCGTACTGCTCTCCGGCGGACTAGATTCCAGCGCCATCACCGGCCTGGCGGCCGCGCGGCTCGCACAGCAGGGCGAGCAGTTGCGCACGTTCTCGGTGGATTATGCCGATCAGGAGGAGAATTTCGTCCCGGACGAAATGCGCGACACCCCCGATTCGCCGTTCGTGCGGGAGGTCGCGGCACTGGTGCGGTCCGCGCACGAGGATGTGGTGCTCAATCCGGCGCAGCTGTCGGATCTGTCGGTGCGGCGGGCCGTCATCGCCGCGCGCGATATACCCGCCGGTCTCGGCGATATGGATACGTCACTGTATTTGCTGTTCAAGGCGATTCGCGCGCAGTCGACCGTGGCGCTCTCGGGTGAGTCCGCCGATGAGGTCTTCGGCGGCTACCGGTGGTTCCACGACGAGGTGGCCGTCAAGGCCGATACCTTCCCGTGGATGGCGTTCAGCAACCCGCTCGCCGGTGAATCCAGTTTGCAGGTGCTCAATCCGCAGCTGCGCGAGCGGCTCGATATCGAGACCTATATCGGCGACCAGTATCTGACCGCCGTCGCCGAGGTCGAGCATCTGGACGGCGAATCCGAGATCGAACACCGCATGCGCACCGTCTGTCATCTGCATCTGACCCGGTTCGTGCGCGCGCTGCTCGATCGCAAGGACCGCGCCTCGATGGCGGTCGGCCTGGAGGTGCGGGTGCCGTTCTGTGATCACCGGCTCGTCGAATACGTCTACAACACACCGTGGTCGATGAAGACCTTCGACGGCCGTGAGAAGAGCCTGCTGCGGCATGCGACGAAACATGTGCTGCCCCAATCGGTGGCACAGCGCGTGAAGAGCCCCTACCCGTCGACCCAGGACCCCGGCTACGCGGCGAATCTGCAACAGCTGGCGAAAGAGCTGCTCACCGAGCGCGATTCGGCCCTGTTCGATCTGGTCGATCGGGCCTGGCTGGAGCGGGCCGTCGTTCAGGACCCGGCGAAACTGGAGAGCCACACCCGCGTCGGACTCGACCGGGCGATCGACCTGCACACCTGGCTGGACATGTATTCACCCGAGCTGCAACTGGACTGACCCGTACGAGGTAGAGAACAAGCGGTTGGGGCAAGAGCGCCTGCCTCAACCGCTTGCCCGGTATCGACCACCGGCACGCGCTCCGAATGAACGGCATGGGCAAGCGCCGTAGCACTTCTCTCGTGTGGCAAGACCGAAACTCGCATCGGTCGTACCCTCAGCATTAATTTCCGCTAACCCCCGGCAGGACGATCAATGCGTGATGGCACCCGTGTCCCGAAGACCCGCTCAGCCCGGAGGGATCGCGGCGCGACAGGTAACCGGAATCTGGTGTCTCAGCTGGCTACCGCCGTCGAACTCGATCCCGACGCGATCGCAGTGCGCACCGAAGAGGTCGAACTGACCTACCGAACGCTCGACGCGTACACCAATCAGTGGGCACGGTGGTTGTGCACGCTCGGCGTCGGATCTGAGGACCGAGTAGCCGTCGTATTGGACCGGTCGGTGGAATCGGTCGCAGCGATCTGGGCCATCGCCAAGACCGGCGCCGCATTCGTGCCCATCGATCCGTCCTATCCACGTGCCCGTATCGAGTACCAACTCACGGACAGCGGGTGCACATTCGGAATCACCGATCGGCGCACTGTTCCCGAGCTCCCCAACGGGGTCCGTTGGCTGGCCGTCGATGACCCGCATCTGCTGGAGGACCTCGCCCGGGAATCGGCCGACCCGATCTACCACCTCGATCGGCGTGCGCCCCTGCGCGCCTCGAACATCGCCTACATCACCTATACCTCCGGCTCGACCGGACGACCCAAAGGCGTCGGCGTCACCCACACCGGTCTGCCGGGGTTGTGCGCTCAACTGCGGACAACCCTCGCGATCGACTCCGGTTCGCGCGTCCTGCACTTCGCCTCACCCAGCTTCGATGCCTCGCTTCTCGAGTTGCTCATCGCGGTCGGATCGGCGGCCACCCTGGTGATCGCCCCGCCGGCAGTCCTCGGCGGCGCCGACCTCGCCGCCTTTCTGCACCGGCACCGGATCACCCACGCCTTCCTCACCCCTTCGGTCCTGGCAACCATTCAGCCGACCGGACTCGGCGATCTCACCACCGTCGTAGTCGGCGGGGATCCCTGCCCGCCCGCGCTGCTTCGGCAGTGGGCCACGACGGGGCGCCGGTTCCACAATGCGTACGGCCCCACCGAGACCACCATTGCGACCACCCTGAGCGGCTCGCTGCGCGCCGAGGCCGCCGTCACCCTCGGCGCGCCGATCGAGGGTTCGGGCCATCGCATCCTGGATTCTCGACTGCGACCCACCTTTGCCGGTGCGATCGGAGAGTTGTACGTGGCCGGCCATGGTCTCGCGCGCGGATACCCCGGCCACCCGGCACTCACCGCGGCGCGATTCGTAGCGGACCCGATGGGCGCGGCAGGTGATCGGATGTATCGCACCGGAGATCTGGTGCGCCGCAACAATTCCGGCGAACTGGAGTTCATCGGCCGGATCGACGATCAAGTCAAGATTCGTGGCCGGCGCATCGAACTCGGCGAAATCGACGCCGCGCTCGGCGATCTGCAGGCCGTCGCGGACGCCGTGACCGTGGACCGCACCACCGCCACCGGCGATATCGAACTCGTCTCCTTCGTGCGAGGCCATTCGGACCAGCCCATCGACTCCACGGATATCCGCGCAGCACTCGCGACCCGACTGCCGGCCTACATGCTGCCGAGCTCGGTGACCGTGTTGGATCACTTCCCGCTCACGGCCACCGGAAAGGTCGATCGCGCGGCACTTCGCGCCCTCCAGGCGACACGTCCCACCGCATTCGGTCTCCCCGCCAGCGTGGGAGAGCAGGCGGTCACCGACGTCTTCGCCCAGGTACTCGGACACCGGGACCTGAGCGGGGACATCGACTTCTTCACCGCGGGCGGCAATTCGCTCTTGGCGACACAGGTCGCCGCTCGATTGAGTCAGATCTGGAAGACGCAGATCCCTACTCAGCTGGTCTTCGACCACCCGACTATCACCACACTGACCAAAGCCATCCGATCCCAGCACTTCGACGCGGTCCGGGCGCCGCTGGTGGCAGGCGTGCGACCGGATCGAATTCCGTTGTCGCCGAATCAACTACGTTTCTGGTTGCGCAATCAGTTCGACACCGGCTCGGCGGTCGACAATATCGGATTCGCCCTCCGGCTCAACGGTATCGACAGTGCAGCGCTGCAGGCCACTCTCCTCGACGTGGTCACCCGCCACGAGGCGCTACGCACGCGGTATCCCGCCGACAGCGCCGGCCCTCATCAGGTGATCCTGGACCCGAGCGCCGTTGCCGATCGCTTCGCCCTCCTCGATATCGGCACCGACGAGGCGTCCGCGCTTGTGCATCGCCTCCTGCGCCAAGGCTTCGATGTCACCGCCGAAGTGCCGCTGCGGATTCGGCTGCTGCGAACGCCCGATGAGCACATCCTCGTGTGCGCGGTGCACCATATCTGTGCGGACGGCTCCTCCCTCGCGCCACTGGCAGCCGATATGGCCCGGGCCTACGCCGCGCGACACGCGGGCAGCGCACCGCACTGGCAACCGGTCACCGTCCAGTACGCCGACTACGCACTGTGGCAACAACAACTTCTCGGCTCCCGCGAGGACACCGATTCCCTGCTGTCACAACAACTCCGGTACTGGAGTCGAGAACTCGACGGCCTGCCCGAGCAGCTCGATCTGCCCGCCGATCGACCCCGTCCCGCGGTCGCCTCACTGCGCGGCGCGACGCTCGATGCCCTGGTGCCCGCCGCCGAACACACCGAACTGCTGGACTTCGCCCGCAGCCGGAACGCGAGCCTGTTCATGGTGATGCACACCGCGCTGGCGGTCCTGTTCGCTCGACTGTCGGGAACGACCGACATCGCTATCGGCGTCCCGATGACGATCCGCGCCGAACCAGCGCTGGACGGTGTGGTCGGAATGTTCGTCAATACCACCGTCTCCCGCACCCGCGTGGACCTCACCGAAACCTTCTCCGCGCTGCTGGCACGGACCAGAGACCGCGACCTGGCCAATTTCGCTCACTCCGAGGTGCCCTTCGAACATGTCGTGGATGCGGTCGATCCGCAGCGATCACCGGGACGGCACCCGCTCTACCAGGTCGGATTCGCATTCCAGAACTTCACCCGCGCCCAACTGGACATCCCCGACGCGGCGCTGTCGCTGTTCGACGTCGAGGCAGAGACGGTGAAGACCGACCTGCACATCGGCGTCATCGACTCTCGCGCCCCAGACGGATCCCTCGGGCCGATCGGGATCCGATTCGGTTACAGCACGGATCTGTTCGATCGAGAGACGGTCAGGCGGTTCCTGGATGCCTATCTTCGGTTGCTGCGCTCGATCCTTCAGGACGCGCGGACACCGGTCGGCGATCTGGCGCTCACCGACGACGAGGACCGCGGAGATCCCACCTACATCGATCATCCGCTTCCGGCCGAAATACTGACCGCGGCCCTGGCGCGGCACGCCGCCGATCACCCGGACGCGACCGCGGTGGTCAGCGGCCCGGAGTCCATCAGCTACGGCCACCTCCTCGATCGGGTCACCCGCCTGGCACGCTGGCTCATCGGCCGGGGGATCGGGCCGGAATCGATTGTGGCGGTGGCCATGCGCCGTTCGATCGATCAGGTCGTGGCGCTGTACGCGGTCGCCGAAGCAGGTGCGGCCTGGGTGCCGATCGATCCCGATCACCCCGACGAGCGCAACACCTATATTCTGAACTCCGCTGCACCGCAATGCATTCTGACAACAAGCGCAGACCGATTCGGCCTCGGAGCCCCGCATGCCGTCGACGAAATCGACCTCGACGCGTTCGCCACGGGACCGGTACACGATCGTGAGCGTCTCGCCCCACTGCGTGGTGACAACCCCGCCTACGTGATCTATACATCGGGCTCGACCGGCCGTCCCAAAGGTGTCGTGGTCACCCATGACGCCATAGTCAACCAGCTGACCTGGATGCGCACCCGCTACCGAGTCGAACCACACGATGTCTATCTGCACAAAACCGCAGCCACCTTCGACGTCTCGCTATGGGGATATTTTCTCGCGTTGTCGGCCGGCGCACGGCTGGTCCTGGCCGGACCACAGGAACACCGAGACCCACAGGCGATCAGTACTCTCATCGCCACCCACCAGGTCACCCTGACCGACTTCGTTCCCACCATGCTCGCCCTCCTCGCACGATCGGCCCGATCCGACCAATTGCGCTCGTTGCGTGCGGTATTCATAATCGGGGAGGCGCTGGCGCCGGACACCGCCCGGGCGTTCGCCCGCCTCAGTCCCGCGGAGTTGCACAACCTGTACGGGCCCACGGAAGCCGCGGTGAGCATTACCGAACACCGGGTGGACGACACCGACCTGCGCGCACCGACCGTTGCGATCGGTGTTCCGGTCTGGAATTCCCGATGCCGGGTACTCGATTCCCGGCTGCATACCGCGCTGCCCGCTGTGCCGGGTGAGCTGATGCTCACCGGCGTGCAACTCGCCAGGGGCTATCACCGTGCGCCCGGGCTCACCGCGAGCAGATTCGTCGCCGACCCGTTCGGCCCGCCGGGTACCCGGATGTACCGCAGCGGTGACCTGGCCCGGCGGCGGACCGACGATATGCTCGAGTATCTGGGGCGCACCGATTTTCAGGTCAAGATTCGCGGACAGCGTATCGAGCTCGGTGAGATCGAAGCCGCGTTGCTCGACGACGCCGACGTTGCTCAAGCGGCTGTCACGGTGCACAAGTCCGACACCGATACCCTCCTCATCGGCTACGTCGTTCCCCGGCCCGGAGCGAGGGTCGACTCGAAAGACCTGCGCCGCAATGCCTCCACTCGGCTGCCCGGATATATGGTCCCCTCGACGGTGCTGGTTCTGTCTGCACTACCGGTGAACACCAGCGGCAAACTCGATCGTTCCGCCCTCCCCGCACCGCGGTTCACCAGCGACAGCGCCGTCGCACCGCGCACCACGCTGGAAGCAGCCATCGCCCAGGCGTTCTCGCAGGTGCTCGACGTGCCGCACGTGGGTATGACAGATGACTTCTTCGACCTCGGTGGATCGTCTCTACTGATATTCCTGCTGCATCAGAAACTCTCCGAACAACTCGGGCGCGACGTACCGATGTCGGCGATTCTCCACGCGCCCACGGTCACCGGGGTCGCGGCCTATCTGAACGGCGCGCGAAATCCGCATGCCCCCGGCGCGCCTGCCGCCGACGCCATCCTCGAACCTGCGATCACCGCGGCCGGATGCGCGCCCCGCAGAGCTGGACCCGACACCGTGGTGCTGCTCACCGGCGCCACCGGGTTTCTGGGCGTGCACCTGCTCCACGAATTACTCACCAGCACCGACGCGCGAGTGTGGTGTCTGGTGCGCGCCCGCGACGACCAGGCCGCACTGCAGCGAATCACCGAATCGCTGCAGCAGTTCGGACTGCCGACCGGCCAAGTCTCCGACCGGGTTTCCGCACTGGCCGCGGACCTGTCCGCCCCGCAACTCGGGCTCTCCACAGCACAGTTCGACCAGCTCGCCGAAAACGTGGACGCGATCTATCACAACGGCGCCCGAGTCAACCATCTCGACCCCTACCAACGCCTGCGCGCCCCCAATGTCGAAGGCACACGCTCGATACTGCGACTGGCGACCACCCATCGGGTCAAGAGCGTGCACTTCATCTCCACGCTCGGCGCGGCGATCCCGGCGGATCATCTCCCCGGCCTCGTCACCGAGAACGACCGATTGCCTGCGGATCAACTCCAGGACAACGGCTATCTGATCTCGAAATGGGTTGGCGAGGAACTGGTCCGGCAGGCCGGCGAACGCGGCGTCCCGATCACGATCCACCGGCCCGGCACGATCTGCGGGCACACGCGCACCGCCGTCAACAACGCCGACGACGCGTTCTGGAACATGATCCGCGCGGCGGCGATTCTTTCCATAGCGCCGGAGGTCGGCGATGCCACGGTCGCACTCGTCCCGGTGGACTATGTCGCACCCGCGATAGTCGCCATCGCCGCACAACCGCGCCGGGAAGCCGTCTTCCATTTGGTCAACCAGACGCCCCTCGAGGTTCGGGACGTCCTCGAATGCGTGCGCGAATACGGCTTCCCGATCACGACGACCCCGCTCGATATCGTGCACAGCACACTCGAACAACGGTCCGCCGCAGATATCGCCGAGGGCGACGACTCACTCACCCGCGCCGCCCTTCTCGCCCCCACCTTCGCCGGACTCGCAGGAAACACACGCTGTTCCGACACCCACGCACAGGAGGCCTTGCACTACAACGGCATCCACTGCCCGGTCATCGACCGCAGAGTGATCCACCGCTACCTGGACCAATTCTGCGCCTCCGGATTCCTTCCCCGGCCCATCGTCGTCGAGCAACAGCTCCCCGTATAGGCGTGAGAACGATGATGGGGCCGGTACCGCTTCTGCGGTGCCGGCCCCGGGTTCGATCTGGCCACCTGGGATCAGAAATGGCCTACAACAATGAAAATGGGCGGTTTCGGCTGAAGCTGATCCGAAACCGCCCACTGTCCTACTGCTTGTGTCGAGAGGGGGACTTGAACCCCCACGTCCCTAAGGACACTAGCACCTCAAGCTAGCGCGTCTGCCATTCCGCCACCCCGACCGGTGAACCTCGACAAGATTAGCCGAGGGCTCGCCGAAACCGGAAATCGGCTGGTACAGGCCGGTTTCGGGCGGAACTACTTCTTGATGAAGATGCCAGCGATGTCAGCGTTCTTGATCGGGGTGTCCGCGTTGGACTGCACCTGGCACAGCGCCTGGACCGAAGCCATGCTCAGATCGACATTGGTGCCGGAGGGCTCGTTCTGATTGCCCGTCTGCTGCTTGATGAACTTGGTGATGGTGATGCGCTGATCGTTCGCATCCTGCTTGAGGTAATCGGTGCACTTGGTGTCTCCGCCTTGATTGACGGCTGTCTTGATCTCGCTACAGCCGCTCATCAGCGTGACGGCGAACGCAGCGGCGGCCACGCCGGCGGTCCATCGCATGGTCTTCATGAGCGTCACTGTAGAGCGGCGTCATCGATCGGCAATCCTGGCTCGACCCTGAGATCACCCGGATTCGATGTGATTTACGTCACAAATGCCCGCACATTTCGGGGGTATGTGATGGCAAGGTTGAGGCATGTCTGCTGCTTCCGCCGAAACGATTCGGGTCCTCGGCGCCCGCGAGCACAATCTCCGCAATGTCTCCCTCGAGATCCCCAAGAACCAGATCACCGTGTTCACCGGGGTGTCCGGATCCGGGAAGTCCTCCATTGTGTTCGACACCATCGCCATCGAATCGCAGCGGCAGCTGTATGCCACTTTTCCGGCGTTCATCCTCAACTTCCTGCCCCGCTACGAGCGCCCGCACGCCGAGGCCATCGAGAATCTGACCGCGCCGGTGATCATCGATCAGAAGGCGGTCGGGGGCGGGCCGCGCTCCACGGTCGGGACCATGACCGATATCTACGCGCTCATCCGAGCGCTGTTCGCGCGCTTCGGATCACCCTCGACGGGACTGGTCTACGACTACTCCTTCAATACCCCGCAGGGCATGTGCACCGAATGCGACGGCCTCGGCATGACGATCACCGCCGACCCCGACAAACTCGTGGACCGGACCAAATCGCTCAACGAAGGCGCGATCCTGCTTCCGGGATACGGTGTCGGCAGCGGAGATTGGCAGCTGTACGGCAACTCCGGGCGCTTCGACCTGGACAAGAAGCTCGCCGAATACAGCGCGGCGGAATGGCACGATCTGCTGCACGGCAGCGGCGGCAAAGTGGAGCTGGCTTTCAACAAGGGGACCTGGAAGGCCAAC encodes the following:
- the asnB gene encoding asparagine synthase (glutamine-hydrolyzing), producing MCGITGWVAFDSDLTQEQQILEAMTETMACRGPDGRGTFVHTHGALGHRRLAIIDLPGGAQPMGVGTPAGEVGLVYSGETYNFRELRTELTGLGHTFDTDSDTEVVLRGYLQWGTSVVDHLNGMYAFAIWDQRTETLVMVRDRMGIKPFYYYPTRDGVVFGSEPKAILANPLARRAVDLDGLRELFTLTKAPGWSLWKDMREVLPGTLITVDRNGIHPRTYWRLNAVEHTDSRDDTVATVRELLTDIVDRQLIADVPRCVLLSGGLDSSAITGLAAARLAQQGEQLRTFSVDYADQEENFVPDEMRDTPDSPFVREVAALVRSAHEDVVLNPAQLSDLSVRRAVIAARDIPAGLGDMDTSLYLLFKAIRAQSTVALSGESADEVFGGYRWFHDEVAVKADTFPWMAFSNPLAGESSLQVLNPQLRERLDIETYIGDQYLTAVAEVEHLDGESEIEHRMRTVCHLHLTRFVRALLDRKDRASMAVGLEVRVPFCDHRLVEYVYNTPWSMKTFDGREKSLLRHATKHVLPQSVAQRVKSPYPSTQDPGYAANLQQLAKELLTERDSALFDLVDRAWLERAVVQDPAKLESHTRVGLDRAIDLHTWLDMYSPELQLD
- a CDS encoding carboxymuconolactone decarboxylase family protein, whose product is MEPRIADVNALIPEIQQVAGALVRASTNGSVPASTISLVYLRAGQIVGTTYHAMRHSADLRKAGESEDRIGSVATWWDAPCFTEAERAALALTEAVFQPSARGQERVPDDLFAETAKHYDDKALSTLLVVLASTGFWMNIALILKPPVVGQEDRAA
- a CDS encoding sigma-70 family RNA polymerase sigma factor — encoded protein: MTRLDLLAVEFEGQRPRLKSVAYRMLGSLAEADDAVQEAWLRLARTDSGEIGNLPGWLTTVVSRLCLDMLRTRTARREDSLEVRLPDPVLARDDATDPEQQVLLADSVGLALQVVLAELAPPERLAFVLHDIFGLPFEQIAPIVDRTPATAKKLASRARQRIRAATPRPDPDPGEQRRVVNAFQHAARGGDFDALLSILDPDVVLRVDGGVLTGGLQSLHGAAAVAAQAVNFQRMATTAVGYPVRINGAAGLISTIGGEPRSVTSFTVAGGRIVGIQILSDPERLARLDLTELID
- a CDS encoding helix-turn-helix transcriptional regulator translates to MTENLLGDFLRARRASVRPGEIGLVSYGRRRVAGLRREEVAESAGMNTDYYTRLEQGRERHPSAQMLEALSRALRLNVALREHLYRLAGVAMPGQPVETVSPVLRQILESYPAAPAFVLNPAMDILATNAMADAFFSVYPRIDNLARMTFLDPVSPQFCVDWTWTCQAIVAAFRQVGAQYPDDPRLQLVIDELNSASGEFAELWRSYTLCAATTDPREFRHPQVGLLRLTYQSFDVRGAAGQRLMLYQPEPGPTVDALARLDLRTATCAD
- a CDS encoding SMP-30/gluconolactonase/LRE family protein, with the translated sequence MPDTRPNHPHPRHRFRYRGVASSCAAFVALTAAGVAVPAAAHAESPSCSPATATTLAGPDIPFADWAENLGYDAQGNLWVSRLYRNVVQRLDSAGKVTATVPVTSPGAIRLGPDHLLYVVYGDTTLNMLPGTHNSGVVRFDPAAAAPVPEVFVDGLGMANGAAFDGAGNLYIADTTSGVVRVRTDGTIDADWTAQAKTFGVNGVAVDGDAVYTTVYLSPQGRILRIPIDAPAGQSTAAELGLADDLTAGPGGFLYVATTAGTLVRVDPDTHSTCTVLTDSPMAAVVPVPGTDQDLMVATGRGDVLRVHLG